TTACACCGTGAATTATAATTGCAAGACATTATAGATCAATAGAtagcaaaaatataatttttttcgaaaaatggAATATTCGTGATAGACGATGATCTTGACAGACGTAGGAGAAATGTTGACTGCTTTATATACTAAAAATCCATCTATTTCAAACGTGTGACTCAGGATACATTTTTGCAAtactttttccaaattttcgtTCAAGTGCTTCTAATTCTGTACAGGTTATAAACTATGAATCATTCGATGCACCGTCATCTAcactaatttaatttacatttgacTCATATCTCTTTCATGTAAACGAGATTAAATTTCCACGTTATATCAttcgttttaaataaaacaaattttggaTGCCtagaaaatttttcataggattttttaataattagacGATATAGAATATTTCGTATGATATCGTAACGTGAAGTATAAATGTTTGGTATGTTAATACGATATCATAACACGAGTCCAGTATTGGCTGTCTGCTGGTATACCGCGGACTTCCAAAAATAACGCAAAGGCTTGCCAAGCTAAGCGAAAGTTTCAATCGAATCCTATGGTATGGTCATAttaaaaggaggaaaaagtaaaagaaagaagaatttgtGTCATGACGACGATATCAAGTATGGTGCAAACCTTATTTACAAACAAGTCGTGAATATTCTAGCATCTgatctgaaaataattttatgtttaagTTCCTTAAAACCAAACGGATTCAAATGATTTTCACCAATAGATTTCTGGAAAGTCGAATGATTTTCCAAATTAAATAACAGTTTCAGTAGTCAGAATAAATTAtctgtttttaaaaattaagaacaATAATAATCAACATTTATCCTTAAAGAGTATTACAGATGAAAGTTCACTGcaacatattttttctaaattaaaagattaatgcagttaacaaatatataatacatatacgttTTGTTACTGCCTAATAATAAATGaggaataaaaaaagttattgTTTGCACAggttacaaataataatattcgataatatTGTTAGAGGGCGATAATACTAAGACAAATTTCCATTAGGgtgaaatgataaaaatccATGACAGGTAAATACAGactgtacataatatacacacatatatgtacacaaatatataaaatatgaaaaataaatacctactaataggaaaatttcatcacaatgaaatttgaaactgCTACcagtaataatagtaatgCTGCTACCcataatatttagtaagtgaaataaatttttatttaggaCACGTTTCTTTAgttgcataaacattcgcaaTCGACTTTACCATCATATGTCATATTTCAGAGACACACTCactattgttttattatttgtgcTAACGTTTGCCAAGAACTTGACAtcagtagaatttttaatatacttcGACCATTctgcttttaatattttagagaaAATAGTAACAATTGATGgtcaaaatgtttcattctTGTAATCGATTTAAGGTACATGTTTCTTAATAATTCTGACTACAGATGTCAGCAATGTACAATAATACAGATAATAGAAAATAGCAGCGTTGcctttatattttgtacatttgttatttatacattattaatttgtacatTATGTTAGCAAATTGTGCGAGGACAATTAcaaatcttagaaaatcttattcgttcgaattgataaaataatcttcGACGTAGAGATTCGGATAAAATCTTACATTTACATGTTAAAATAACTAGGAAATCCtgtttgttatatataaaCCTTTCCCGTGCTACGCGATATGATATAATTGATGAGCTTTTGTTGGCATTCTATATCATGTTCTctgttttctttaataaattctcgTGAAAGATAGATTGATATTCGATGCGctaagaaacatatttttgacattttatttatataggcAAGTATATGTTTGTCGTGTCATGTATAGTGTAGGTGTAGGTGTCATTATCTTACAAAATTGTTTAGTGTTTTCGTGTGTATGCTAGGTGTGTAGGTAAATTGTTTGTGAATGTAACGTGtgtacgtaatacgttatgtgtGATTATAACGTAGCGTGTAGTGTATTTAAGTGTTTGCTTTTGACTAATAGTTATAGTTTATCGACAGGGTTTCGCATTTACGTATACAAGAGTACAACGACGTTTCAGTATCATATCCTAGGGGAAAAAAGATCACTACATTGTCGCAGTGTATCTAGGATACATTTTCGCAGACATTCGATGAGAAAGCAATTTTATAGCTTGGTCGAATTCAGCGTCATAGACTCGTGACTAGAATACTTCGAATTGGTCGATAGTTGCGTTCTTTGAGTACTTCGAAATCGACAATTTGGTAGCGGATCtttagtatattattatttaaatctatATAAAGTTTCGATGTCGCGCGTTTTACGTGTTGTAGAATGTTTACATGTGTCGAGTGTTGCCGAATCCACCGTGACCAGCTTGACTGGCTCCTTTGTTGTAACCCATCTGCAAATTGAGCTGACCCTCGCTGGCTCGAAGCTGGTCTTCCGTGAATATTCTCTTATTTTCTTCGGCCATTTTTGGTCCTAGACGCGGTCCATTATATTCCGGATGCTTCTGCGTCTGTGTGGAAGATAAAGATACGTACGACAAGTCTGTTAATGCTTTCTTTAAACTTCAAAATCTCTACTTGATTTTATGATACGTACAATTCTTCCAAGGGCATAGAGACATAATGTAACTTGTGGGATATTACGTCTTTCGAAGAGGTCAGCTGTTTGAAAGATTTCTTCTTGTGGGACACCGTATTCTTTAATGGCTGCTTGAAATCTGTCCGGAAAAGAATCCAGAATAGTATCCACTAATTACAAATTGATAAAACGAAATTGTATCTAGACTAAAGTACGATTGAGAGGCTTTTTGGAAAAAGGAATATATAGAGACAGCCATAAGATAAAACGATGAGTAAATTTCACGAGTAAATTTGGAAGGTCTGCCGCAATTCTAGTTTCTTAGAATTAGCTACgttttaattgataattataatatctcTTAAAGAaactatgtttcttttttatatttataaaataccttTGAACGTTTTCCATAAGTTGGAAGTTGGTTCCCTTGGCCTGAATCTTCTTCACCGAGCCAGGTGCCAATTTATTGATAAGCTTGCACAGGATGACCCCATCTTTGAGAATATCCTCGTAATTTCCAGGTGGAAGTTTCTCTCCTAAAACAGCCTCGATCCAGACCATAACTTCAGTCTCTTGTTCCTTGTTTCGGGCCTAGAAACCGGAAGTTTCATCGTCAATCGCATCGTGCGGAATTAGAATCGTAGGATGGTGGATGCTACGACACTCGATGTCGTCTCGAGAGTCAGGGATGGTCCAGCAAAGTGTTGCCGgggaatttaaaaatgtcaGGAACGAAAATAGACCGCGACGGTGTTATGTTACCGCGGGCGTAAAACGAAcgtcgaaaataaaatacgacgACCGATCTGTTGGCTTTTATTAAAACTGGCAAGAGGCAGCAACGTTTCGGCCACCTGTTTCCGTGCCGTGTGAATCCCGAGTTTTACCGATTTCTAGTAAAATCGTCAATAAGACGAAATTATGCTTCTGGCATCCTGACAATTCTTTCACCTCCGTGAGTCCCTTCTCGCCGCGTCTGTATCGACGAAACACGTCTTTTATCTTTTAGGCTAGGGCTTCCCAAACTTTTATGAGCCGAGAGACCCATTTTCACGATCTAGTCGAAGATTATATGGGATGTAACTGCTGTCGACAATTGATCGATAAACAGTTCATAGATCTCAGCCGAGAGAAACAGGGCGACTAGAAAATAGTAGTTCTGTGACCTTTAACTGTGATCTTTAACTGAGTCAACTTGGAATTGTTCTCGATGATTCTCGACGAGTAAACTCTCCCAATGAGCATGCAAACTATtctcatattttaatttttatcgcgaCTGGATCGTTGAACAGTTACTTTTCATCGCAAAGGTAATTCTATTTCATTCGACATCTTTCTCCTTTGAATCGACTTACAAATGGGCGATTGCCGACAATCAACACGTAACATATTTCGAACGTGTTGCCTCGTAGTAAATATaggtaatttataaaatccttttagaataatttaccatttaaTGCCAACGAACGATTGACGTAGATGAAATCTGGCTCTATGTTCACGGTAAATTAGTATTTATAGCAACAAGAAGCTTTCTTTATCAAGTTGTTATTTTACGATTGCCGATTTATATACAGTTTTGcctcaaatatttcaacgagTGTATCATACGACTTACAAGTGGACGAATATTGAGAATCAACACGTAACGTGTTTCGAACGTGTTGCCTCGTAGTAAGCATAAGTAATTTATAAACTCCTTTTACGATGATTTACAATGCCAACGAACAATTGACGTAAATGAAATCTGACTCTATGTTcgtaaacaaatttctaagttttattaaattcttactTCACGATTTCTATACAGTTTTGCCTCAGATATTTCAACGAGTGCATTATCTTATGTCTGGTTGAGAAACGTTCGTGAAAGATCAATGGTAGTGCCGAAGAGAAATTTTCAACGTATCTGCGAAATGTCAAGCCTTTTGAAGCAATGTGTTCCTCCTCGAATGCTCTCGAGATGTATTTTAAGCTATCTATTCTCAAGGGACGTGGCGTTTTCGTTCAGATCCAACTTTCGAGGACGTTTCGTGAACGTGACACCTGGTGCAACGATTCACcaaattaaaagttaaattgATCGAATCCTCTCGAGTCTTTCCTCCGGCGATTCGGCCACCGATCGAGTCGAACGTCTGCGCTGAAGATTTCGTTTTCGGAAATTCATAAATGACATAATTTTTTCGCTAATACATTTGATATTCGGTCGTGTCAAATGTTTGAAATGGAATTAACGAGCAAACAATGTTACGCGAATAAAATAGGTGACGATGATTGGGAAATTAGCAGAGTGTTGTAATAAAGTCGACGGTTCGATCTTTTCGAAAGAAGATCTAATAGCACAATATTAATCTTGTCGCAGAAATCGATCTATCAATTTTTCGAATTGGCATTTCCTCTCGAAAACACCGTCAAGATATATTACGTAAGGATATTTATCTTAGGGTATAAATACTCCGACTCCGGATGAGACGGGGGAGGAGATGCGCGTCAAAGTCGATCAGCGGTACAAATTGCCATTTCGTAGTTACCAGTTCCATCGTGGTCGACATTCGTTAAATAAAACTAAGAACGAATATCCTACTTGTCTTACAAAatcctcctccttcttcttATTTCCAATATCTGTCTTTTCTTTTGCAACTTCGAACGTTACTGCTACGTGTCAAGATTAATCCAGCAATCTGGGAAAATCGCCAAAACGAAATAGCCCAAGGTCTATCGTAATTAGGATTCTACGAATAACCACGGTTTTCGCCCGTTAACGTAGcgataagaaattattcgTATATCAGATTTATAATCAGTATAGCTTCGCTTATCGTTAATTGGCATGGTATGATCAATGTATAGGCGATTAAGCGTCCATTAATCGCTATTTTCAACGAACACTTGATTTCCGACGGGATAATGAACACGTACCGgcatctttcttcttcttttctttccttcgacACTGTAGACGTTGCCACGGAGACTGAGTTTTACCGCAGTTTAGGAGAGCGACTTTTGAACGATGATGCTGACTAGAGACTAAGTCGGACGCCGTGCGTCGCGACGCTATATGCCGGTCTCCCCTCCGCCGTATCATTTCCCGACATTCACGAACGAATATTTTTTGGCTGAGTGCCCAGTGGGTATTCCCACACCCCCGCTCGTAACCAGATCTTGACACTGCAGCCCTATttacaaaaagaaacaagaaacgtGCTTGTAACGTTCTTAGTAAACGAGCAAAATTTCTTCTATGCTATCGCGAATGTTTTTCGGGATCGCTGTTTTAACGcgtttcgcgatcttttggattaaatacatatttatacgattGTAAGTTATAATTTGTTTGCAAAGTACGATCAACAGGTTTAATATGTAGGTTCACCGGCGATCCGATTTTCACGATCATGTTTAAGTAAATCTAGTTCAAGTAAAGAGAAATAGGTTTAATATCTTGTTGATTCATCATCAGAATTAATAATAGATTGCAATCTCCTTGccattgataaaattaaagattttctCATTTCTGATGTAATTGTGTTTCAAAACTATCCACGGTTAAATGTCTACGCTACTTCAATTCTCTCTGGAAACACATTAGTGTAACAATATTTAGtagacgaaagaaattttcgtcAAGGTTCggaaaaattggaatttcCGTAAATATTCGCGATCTAGCTATAATAATTCGTCTAATGGCCTCTCCCTCAGGTTCGAAGACCGTTTCGCCATACATGATAACTGCTTCTCAATTTTGCTCGTGCACAAGAGCAGACTGCTTATTTTTGcaccttcttcttcctcttcct
This genomic stretch from Bombus fervidus isolate BK054 chromosome 9, iyBomFerv1, whole genome shotgun sequence harbors:
- the LOC139991038 gene encoding myophilin, producing MPARNKEQETEVMVWIEAVLGEKLPPGNYEDILKDGVILCKLINKLAPGSVKKIQAKGTNFQLMENVQRFQAAIKEYGVPQEEIFQTADLFERRNIPQVTLCLYALGRITQKHPEYNGPRLGPKMAEENKRIFTEDQLRASEGQLNLQMGYNKGASQAGHGGFGNTRHM